The DNA window TGATACTTAACTATACCTGACAAAGACAGAAAAACCAATTTAGAAATGAAATTATTAAACAATATAGACAAGTTAGGAACAATTGGAATTTTCTTCACAGCATTATTCTCTCCTTGTTGTTTCCCTCTTTTTGCATTTGGTGCTTCGGCTCTCGGACTAGGAAGTTTCGAATTATTTGGCGGATGAACTATGTGGGTGTTTCTGGTAATGGTACTGCTCTCTCTTTCAGGTTTAATTATTTCTTATCGTAAACATCACTTCCTATATCCCCTATTGTTTGCCGTACCAAGTACTTTACTAATTTTATATAGTTATTTCTATGATAATAATCTCTATTTTATGTATCTGGGTATGTTTGGGTTATTGATTGCAACAGGAATAAATTATTATAAAAATAGATTAACAGGAGATTGTAGTACCTGCATTGTTTACAATGGAAAACAGGTAGAATTAAAATCAAGTATCACATGCCCCAATTGTAAGCATACAAAAATGGAGATGATGCCAACTGATGCTTGTGCATTTTTCTATGAATGCGAAAACTGTAAAGAAAGATTAAGACCGTTAGAAGGAGATTGTTGTGTTTATTGCAGCTATGGAACCCTAAAATGTCCGCCTATACAAACCGGAGAACAATGCTGTTAAATTTTAATATGTTCTTAAAAAATTACTGCCTGCTTATACAAATTCCCGCATAGACAATTTGCAGTAATAATGATATAATATTATTTCAATACGTTATTAAAACACATATACCATTGATAGTTGCTAGATTACAACTAAAAGTAGCGTAAATACAACTATAAGTTTTTGTTTTTTTTTGATTCTGGAAAAGGACACAAATACCTTTGTAGAGTCGAAAAAATAAATATAAAAAGATATACTTATGTTAAAAACTAAAATGATTGGCAATAAAATTGCCGAAGCGAGAAAGAAAATAAATATTTCTCAGGCCCAGCTTGCTCAGCGTTTATTTATTAGTTCACAAGCTGTGGGAAAATGGGAACGTGGAGAATCAATGCCGGACATCACTACTTTTAATCGTCTTGCAGAAATTCTGAATGTTGATCTTAATTACTTTTCAGAAACCTTCCAATCTGAAAGCATTGTAACAGCTATTGAGTTTTTGGGTAAACAATCTGATGAAATACCATCAACAAAACAGAAAAAAACACTCAGTTGGAATATGTCAAGCGGAAACTGGGTGGATGCTGACTTTTCGGGATTGAAAAACCTGCACGAAAAATTCAGTTCGTCTAACATGAAGCGTTGTATTTTCATTGGTTCAGATATGTCGGGACTGCTGCTTAAAAACAATAATGTTAATCAGTGTGACTTCTCAGATTCTGATATTAGCAACGGCCATATCCAAAATTCTAATTTAACCAACAATATGTTCAAGGATTGTTCCCTAAGAAAAACTGAATTTTCAAGAAACCATATAAAAGGCTGTGATTTCTCCGATGCCAATCTTATTGAAGTCAATTTTCTAAAAAGTAATCATATTGAGAACTGCAACTTTTTAGATGTTGATATGAGCAGCGGTCACATTCAGACTTCTGAATTATCAAACAACATATTTAAAAACTGTTCATTTAAAGATACTGAATTTTCAAAAAGCGATATAGGATCCTGCGATTTCTCTAATGCCAATTTTACAGGAGCGGAGTTTAAATCTGGTGCCTTCGGGAAGAACACAATTACAAATGCTTTGTGGAATAACACCTCTTTTATTGCAATGCAGATTGACAATATGATTTTTGATGGTACATTGGAGGATTGTTATTTTGAAAACTGCGACTTTAGTAAAGTAACATTCCAGAATGTAATCCTTAATAACACATTCTTTAAAAACAATAATTTGAAACGAATCAAATTTGTAGATTGTCAGGCTGATAGAATAACCTATGAATTTCTAAAAAATGAAAAAGCAGATTTGACCGGCATCGAGTTGCTGGTTTCTTAAAAAACAAAATGTGCAGCATTAAAAGTGCTGCACATTTTTATTTTGATTTAATGAAATATGTTAAGATTCTTTGGAGTTAGTAATACGATTAGATAAATTAAAAAGAAGGTTAAAAGCAATCAGGAAACAAAGTATGCCTAAAGTCGCAATCCAGAAATTAGCCATTTCCGTTTTATGTTTTACAATATCGTTTTTATTCTTGATTGCAGTCATATTCAATTTCATAATCTGAAAAATATCCTGGCGAATTTGGCTTTTCAAGACCTCATCTGTCCAGTTCTTTTTTAAAGAATCAAAATTTTTCTGTAGATTATTGGTTACCTCATCTTCACCAATTTCTGTAATATTTCCTTTTTGTCTGGTAAGATTATCTTGAAAAACTGCTATTGTTTTTTCTTTATCCGAATTAATTTCATCTAACGAAAGGAGCATGGTTCTGGAATATTCGAGTGTGTTGTAATTAGCTTTCAAGATATTCTCAGTGTTTTTTTCGATCGAAAAATTATAGTATGCACTCACCAATGAAAGAAAAATAATCATTAGAAAAAGCAGACCAGCTCTTAGGTTTAATATTATTTTCATTTTTAGATTTTTTTTAAACTATCCGTTATCATCTTGTTATTTTCCTTTTTAATTCAGTATAAAAAACTGAATTTCAATAAATTATTAGCAAATTCTAATTTACGACTCTTAATTTTTAAATCCTAATTTAAAATTCCTACCTTTTTTTTCTCTATTTTTTCACCTACACTATTTGAGAGATTAACAAAAGCGCAATAAAGAAAACAATAGTAAACACCATTAAGTTAATGACCCTGTCTTTATTCTTTACGGATTTATTTGACATATATAGTTTTGTAATCTCCTTTTCTCTCGTTTTATTTGCTTTCATGTTTGTTTTAAAATTGTATGACTTGACTTTTCACTAACAAAAACAAATGGTATGCCGAAATATTTCAAACCAATACAAAATACTGAATAACAATGAAATACAAAAACAACATTATCCTATCACTTATAAATGCTTATCAAAATGATATAAATACTTATCAAAATGATAAGATTACCCAATAAACGTAAGTTTGAAGTAAACTGTCTGGATAATAATGCTCTTTTGTATTCATTAATTTAATAATTTTGAAAAACTTAAAAAAATAGGAATTATCTTTAGATACGACAGAACCAAAATATTTTCCATTATAAAAACAAAATTAAAATGGCACAATTAAATTCAAAAGTAGATGAATACATTGCAAAATCACAAGACTTTGCAAAACCTATCCTGGAATATTTAAGACAAATTATTCATGAGACTTGTCCAGAGGCAGCAGAAGACATTAAATGGGGAACACCTCACTATTCCTACAAAGGCGACCATTTATGTATGATTGCAGGTTTCAAAAATCACTGCTCATTTAGTCTGTACAAAGCAGAATTCCTGAAAGACAAAGAAATCTCAGAAAGCGTAAAAGCAGGAAAGAAATTTGGTTATATGGATAAACTGAAATCTGTTTCTGAATTGCCATCAAAAGAAGTTTTGGTTTCACTTATTAAAGAAGCAATGACAATTAATGAGAAAGGAATTAAAAAAGAAAAGACAGTTTCGGACAAACCAAAAGTAATTGAAACGCCTGAATATTTAGTAGAAGCGTTTAACGCAAATATAAAAGCAAAAGAGATTTGGGAATCGAAGTCAGACTCCTATCGTAAAGACTATTTAGTCTGGATAATCGACGCTAAAACAGATACCACAAGACAAAAACGAATAGAGCAATCATTGGAATGGATAGCAGAAGGAAAAGGTAAATTTTGGCAATACGAAAAAAAATAATTGAATTTAGTTCATTTATTGAATCCTATAAGCCACTATAGATTTGTCTTAAAAACATGATAATCTCTCTGAGGTAACAAAAAAAAGCTAAATCTTTCGATTTAGCTTTTTGTATTTAGATGAATATTCCGGATTATTTTGCATCAAACCATAGTTTTGTAGTAAGCAGGTCTTTTCCTTGTACAGCTATTGCTGCCTGATAACTGGTGCCATTCAATGACTGCTCTGTACCTGGATAGAAGAAACGTGAAGGTATTTTTCCGTCCAAAACTGTTGCAGGACCAGCTGTTAATACCGGATAGTCAAGTCTTCTCCACTCTACAAAAGCGTCTAAACCTTGTCCGTAGAAAGCAATCCATTTTTGTGTACCTATCGATTTGGCATAATTTGTTGCATCATATTTCACAGTTGCCTGATTAAGATAAGTAGAAATAGCTGCAGCATTTGTAATACCAAATTGATTGAACGATGCTGTAATGGCATCTTTATAAAGCTGTTCTGCATCTCCTGCAATATAACCACGTGCTGCAGCTTCGGCAAGATTAAATAATGTTTCAGAATAAGAAGCAATCACAGCCGGCGATGACGAAGTCAGGAAGTAAGTACCCGGTTTTGATGTTTTAGCAAAACCCTGACTATTAGCATCACTGTTAGACAATCCGTTAGCACCTCCAACATATTTCCCCACAGTTGCATCTGATGGCAATTGAGCATAAACAGGCAAACGCGGATCTGCTAACTCATTTAATTTATCAACCAATGTTTTTGAAATACGATAATCATCACGAGTTTCAAACCATGCCGATGCCGGATTTTGCTGAGGTGAACTGGTATAAGTAAACTTAAAGGTATCATTATTACTGCTTAATACTCCCGCAGCATCAGTCGTTGCATCAATCGCAGCTTGTTTAGCTAAAGCAGGTTCTTTGTCTGAAATTCTCAATGCAATACGCAAACGAAGTGAATTTACTAGTTTTTTCCATTTTGTAATGTCACCTTTATAAGCCAAATCGCCGGTTACAGTACCGTTTGCTGTATTTAATAAAGATTGAGCTTGTTTCAAATCTTCAAGCAATCCTGTGTATACTTCTTTTTGAGTATTATATGCAGGTGTCACTTTTTGACCTGCTTCTTTATAAGGAATACTTCCATAAGCATCTGTCAACAATAAAAACGTCCAAGAACGCAGGGTAAGTGCAATTCCTTTATAATTTGAATTTGCCTGATCTGCCGGGAAATTCAAAATCGTGTTCAAATCTGTAATCAGGGTTGCATATCCGGTATTCCACAAAGAAGTGAAAGAAGTATTGGAAACATCATATCTGTCCGGTTCTGTATATTGGATTTTAGCCCAATGCTGAACAAATAATAAAGATGAGTCAAAGTTATTTGTTGATCCCCAGTATAAATCAGCGCCTTGTTTTAATGTTCCTGTTAACAGGTAAGGTGCCAATGGTGTTTCAGTTGCATTTGGATTTTTATTAATTTCATCCAATGTATCACTGCATGAGACAAGTGATATTGCAAATAGTGTTATATAGGCTAGTTTTTTTAGCATGATTCTGTGTTTTTAAAATTTAAGATTAACGTTAAAGCTAAAACTTCTGGTAGTTGGCAAAGCTAAACTCTCCAACCCTTGTGCATTTCCAGTATTGAAAGCTGTTTCAGGATCAATATTTGGTGCATCTTTATAGATAAAGAACAGGTTACGACCTACTGCAGTAACACTTGCTCCTACTAATCCCAGCTTCTTAACAAATGATTTATTGAAATTGTAGGCCAATTTTACCTCTCTTAGTTTTACAAAAGTTGAACTGTAAATATAAGCTTCACTAATATTGTACGACGCTTTGTAATATTCCTGTGCACTAAGAACTGAAGTATTCGGAGTTCCATCAGCATATACCCCTTTAAAGATCATTCCGTCATCATATACCGTAGCTCCACCTGGAGCAGTTGCACCTGCCGACAACAAAGTTTTCGTAGTACCTGCTAAATAGTAGTTTAATCCCCCATTTGCAGCATCACGACCCGGAAGCGTTTGAGCTAATACTCCTGTGTAATTACCGGTTCTGTTCGTTCCTGAAAAAAGTTCTCCGCCTACACTGGCATCAACAAGAAATGAAAATTCAAGATTTTTATAAGTCAATGTGTTTGTAACACCAGCTAAATAGTCAGGAGTATAATGTCCTAAAACTTTCTTTTGCGGATCTGCTTTTGGCAATCCATTCGTGCCTACTACTATATTTCCGTTTGCATCACGCAAATAAGCTGTTCCGTAAAGCGCTCCGTAAGCTTGTCCTACTGATGCTAATACATCAACACCTCCAGAAGAACCAATTGTATAGTTTTGAATCTGTTTATCATAATCAAGAACATCTACTTTACTGATATTCTTTGAATAATTTAC is part of the uncultured Flavobacterium sp. genome and encodes:
- a CDS encoding YdeI/OmpD-associated family protein, whose protein sequence is MAQLNSKVDEYIAKSQDFAKPILEYLRQIIHETCPEAAEDIKWGTPHYSYKGDHLCMIAGFKNHCSFSLYKAEFLKDKEISESVKAGKKFGYMDKLKSVSELPSKEVLVSLIKEAMTINEKGIKKEKTVSDKPKVIETPEYLVEAFNANIKAKEIWESKSDSYRKDYLVWIIDAKTDTTRQKRIEQSLEWIAEGKGKFWQYEKK
- a CDS encoding pentapeptide repeat-containing protein gives rise to the protein MLKTKMIGNKIAEARKKINISQAQLAQRLFISSQAVGKWERGESMPDITTFNRLAEILNVDLNYFSETFQSESIVTAIEFLGKQSDEIPSTKQKKTLSWNMSSGNWVDADFSGLKNLHEKFSSSNMKRCIFIGSDMSGLLLKNNNVNQCDFSDSDISNGHIQNSNLTNNMFKDCSLRKTEFSRNHIKGCDFSDANLIEVNFLKSNHIENCNFLDVDMSSGHIQTSELSNNIFKNCSFKDTEFSKSDIGSCDFSNANFTGAEFKSGAFGKNTITNALWNNTSFIAMQIDNMIFDGTLEDCYFENCDFSKVTFQNVILNNTFFKNNNLKRIKFVDCQADRITYEFLKNEKADLTGIELLVS
- a CDS encoding GDCCVxC domain-containing (seleno)protein — protein: MVYNGKQVELKSSITCPNCKHTKMEMMPTDACAFFYECENCKERLRPLEGDCCVYCSYGTLKCPPIQTGEQCC
- a CDS encoding SusD/RagB family nutrient-binding outer membrane lipoprotein; amino-acid sequence: MLKKLAYITLFAISLVSCSDTLDEINKNPNATETPLAPYLLTGTLKQGADLYWGSTNNFDSSLLFVQHWAKIQYTEPDRYDVSNTSFTSLWNTGYATLITDLNTILNFPADQANSNYKGIALTLRSWTFLLLTDAYGSIPYKEAGQKVTPAYNTQKEVYTGLLEDLKQAQSLLNTANGTVTGDLAYKGDITKWKKLVNSLRLRIALRISDKEPALAKQAAIDATTDAAGVLSSNNDTFKFTYTSSPQQNPASAWFETRDDYRISKTLVDKLNELADPRLPVYAQLPSDATVGKYVGGANGLSNSDANSQGFAKTSKPGTYFLTSSSPAVIASYSETLFNLAEAAARGYIAGDAEQLYKDAITASFNQFGITNAAAISTYLNQATVKYDATNYAKSIGTQKWIAFYGQGLDAFVEWRRLDYPVLTAGPATVLDGKIPSRFFYPGTEQSLNGTSYQAAIAVQGKDLLTTKLWFDAK